Proteins co-encoded in one Drosophila kikkawai strain 14028-0561.14 unplaced genomic scaffold, DkikHiC1v2 scaffold_186, whole genome shotgun sequence genomic window:
- the LOC138929411 gene encoding uncharacterized protein — protein sequence MQRSVSGARPEDLVGNSAPSWSGRWTHTLIPNLTSWVERSHGQVDFYLTQVISGHGCFRSYLKRFGHETEDWCPVCGSGVVEDARHELFECHRFDHERQKLEAVAGSSILPETLVPLMLADQCVWEAAATFAADVMKSLREQERRRKEQTE from the exons atgcagcgcagcgtatctggggcccggcccgaagatctcgtcggtaactccgcgccgtcctggtccg GACGCTGGACGCACACGCTCATCCCCAACCTTACGAGCTGGGTAGAGAGGTCGCATGGGCAGGTAGACTTCTACCTCACCCAGGTGATCAGCGGTCATGGCTGCTTCCGCAGCTACCTTAAGCGATTCGGCCACGAGACGGAGGACTGGTGCCCAGTGTGCGGCTCCGGCGTCGTCGAGGACGCGCGGCACGAGCTGTTCGAGTGCCACCGGTTTGACCACGAGCGTCAGAAGTTGGAGGCGGTAGCAGGGTCCAGTATCTTGCCAGAGACACTGGTGCCGTTGATGTTGGCAGACCAGTGTGTGTGGGAGGCTGCAGCGACATTCGCCGCGGATGTCATGAAGTCT